From Podospora bellae-mahoneyi strain CBS 112042 chromosome 5, whole genome shotgun sequence:
GTTCCGATAGTGGTGGGTGTGGCTGGGTGGGTGGCGTTTCATGTTCATCAGTCCGCtgaggggaagaggtggggTCCTGTTGAGCCGAGCATGCCGATGAGGTTGTTTAAACATAGGACATCGGCGGCCGGGTTTGTGATTATCTTTTTCGGGAGTGTGGTGCTGCAGGCGATTAGCTATTTTCTGCCCGTGTACTTCCAGGGTGTGCTCGGGGTGAGCCCGTTGACGGCAGGGGTGTACTTTTTGCCGTTTGCGCTGGCGATCATCCCTCTGGGGGGGGATGACGGGGTTTTTTATGTCAAAGACGGGGTTGTATATCCCTCTGCATTTTGTCGGGTTTGCCTTCAGCGCGATcggggttgggttgttcTCGTTGCTCAGTGAGAACTCGAGCACGGGGACGTGGGTTGGGTTTCAGATTTTGGCTTCGGCGGGAACGGCTGTCATCTTTACCGCCACGCTTCCGTCGACGCTGGCACCGCTGCAGGAGAAGGATGTCGGCGTCGCTACGGGGACGTATAGCTTTGTGAGGTCGTTTGGCCTGGTGTGGGGCGTCACGATGGCGAGTATCGTCTTCAATGGGCAGTTCAACACACGGCTGGAGAGCAACCCAGTGTTGAGCCGGGAGCTCAAGTCTTTCCTGGCGGATGGAGCCGCGTACGCTTTCGTGTCTGCCtcggaggcggagggcggGATCCGGTCGTTGCCAGCTGACGTCCGGAGCGCGCTGATCGGGATTTACGTCCACGCTCTCAATGCGGTCTGGTATGTCATTGTTGGCATGGCCGGTCTAGGCTTCCTTGCCACGTTTGTTGAGAAGCATGTGCCACTTCGAAAGGAGCACGAAACGGAGTTCGGGCTGGTGAGCAAGGGTGAAAGCTCTTCTGATGATGCAGCTGAAAAGGGTCAGACACCACGGGCTGCCAGCGATGGGGAGGCGAGGACAAAGCAGTAGGCCTCCCGTGAGTATAAGATTCATCCGGCGAGGGTTATGGAGATTTGAAGGGCCGAGTCGGGTAAAGACCGGTTCCCATTTCATGAGTGTCAGAACATCTACATCAATTAATAGTCAAACACGTATCATATCCCGAAACCCTTATCCAGATCCCATCCACATGCTTCGAAACTTTCCATCGTCACAACTACACACCGCAAAGTCAGTAGAAACCAAGAGACCAATGTCGCAAAACTAAAGAACGCTTACCCATTACAAACCTAGTTTTCGACGTGCTTTCCACCAATTCATCCGAAGGCCGTGTGGTGTAGTGGTAGCATACTTGCTTTGGGAACTTTCTCTCATTGCTGTTGCAAGTGGTCCCAGGTTCGAGCCCTGGCTCGGCCCCATCCTTTTGACATTTTTGCTAAACCAGTCTGTCGACCATGCCAATGTTTTCTTCCCCAGGGCAATCGTGTATGTATTTTCTCCTCCCGAATCTCTGAACTTTTCAGCCCTCTCCCGCTATGCTGCTAGCTTTTTAGTAAGCTTCTTTGGTTGCCCCCAACACGTATTTCTAGACTTCCAAGTAGGGTAGCTAAACCACCGTGTGCACTTAAAAGGGACCGAGTATTTCCTAAAAGCTTTTTTGGATATAAAAGTTATCATTTAGCTGAGAAGAACCTATGGAATTATATGACTAAAAGGGGATAAACAAGAATCAAAAGACCAAGCCTTCCAAACAATCTGTTTCCATCAACTTTGCCTCCCATCAGCCGTCCTCGGGTATCTCATTCACAACCATATATCCCAAAGACCAAAACTCACCATTCCATGacggcaaaaaaaaaaaaaaatcacccCTATCCCACAAGACTTAAAAACCCCCTGCTCAACCTCagtccctcctcaccctccactcCAAAGCCCCACTactcccactcccattcccactcccccctccctgcTGACCCTGCCATCCCAACGGCACATACAAACTCGAATCTGAAAACCTActgctctgctgctgctgctgctcaaccCCCCTCGGATAGTGCCCCACATCAGCCAAACTAACCTCCATCCCACTCCCGAGCtcaaacctctcctcccccttctccacctcataaacccccaagctccccttatcatcccccacaaccaacatccccccATCCGGTGAAAACTCAAACACCGTCACCTTGTGCAAATCCTCAAACTGGCCCCCAAACCCCGCCagatggttgtggttgttgttctttttcccttttaCCGCATCAGGCCACTTCCAaatctcctccgccgtctcAACCTCAATAATCACAAACTGCCCCGCGTTCGCATCACAATAAGCGACATACTTGCAGTTGGGGGAGACACAAGCCTGAACATTAGGAATCGCAAATATCCTCGTCGAGTTGGCAGGCAAGTCCCAAACGACAACAAACCGTTCCGGTGCCGGGAGTGGTTGTCGGCGGTATTTCCCCCCCGGAACGGCAACGTCGGTGTGGTTGGCCGGTATCCAAATCGACACCGCCAATGACCCACACGCGATGAGCGAGGCTGGAAGGGCGGTCTGCAAGGCGGGGTATTCCGGTATGTGGACTCTGTACGGCTTGTGGCGgtcttcatcctcgagcGAGGTCACCGTCGCGTTGGGGGTTCGAGCGCGGAGCTTGTGGTCAGAGGTCGGTTTCATGAGCCACGCGATCAGTATCGTCGCGTGAGCTCTGGGGGCGTCACCGGGTCGTGGTCCGGCTGCTGCGACCAGAAAGGGGGAGTCGGACGAGAAGGCCAGCTCGGGGAACTTGGGGACAAAGGGGAGTTCGGCCTTGAGGAGGTCAATCGAGTGGGTTGAGTCCTCCCAGAAGGGTCTCTTGGCGGAGGGGTGTCTTGCGAGGAAGAAGCGGTCGATTCGGTCGCCTTTGGGGCGGTAGACTACGAGTGGTGCGTAGTCGGTGTGGTAAGCGTCCCGCTTGGAGGCTGCCCACCGGTGGGCTTCGTCGATGGTTTGGACCTTTTTGGCAGAGGTGCCGCCTTTGGCAAAGTTCCATATTTCGAGGGTGAGCCCAAAGTGGGTTGTGATACCTATGAGGGTGGCGTTT
This genomic window contains:
- a CDS encoding hypothetical protein (COG:U; antiSMASH:Cluster_4; SMCOG1005:Drug resistance transporter; SMCOG1005: EmrB/QacA; EggNog:ENOG503NW5M), which encodes MAAPLGPAASPADPGSLLQNPLPPRHRREDLPLIKEANKFTHSLRIWLVFLVLCLLSFISAIDATIITTSLPTITHSLNHGSPASSNDYVWIANTYLFASTAPQPFFGQISNIFGRRNPMLVSIALFALGSGIAGGASSVAMLIAGRTVQGLGTGGLYVLSDIIICDMIPPRHRGPYLSAVLSTAAIGTTIGPIIGGALARADWRWIFWLNLPVSAVGFVVVLLLLRVRYQSLGWGEVVRRVDWVGNGLFIPSMVSLFFGLIMGGTMGYPWKSEKVVVPIVVGVAGWVAFHVHQSAEGKRWGPVEPSMPMRLFKHRTSAAGFVIIFFGSVVLQAISYFLPVYFQGVLGVSPLTAGVYFLPFALAIIPLGGDDGTGLYIPLHFVGFAFSAIGVGLFSLLSENSSTGTWVGFQILASAGTAVIFTATLPSTLAPLQEKDVGVATGTYSFVRSFGLVWGVTMASIVFNGQFNTRLESNPVLSRELKSFLADGAAYAFVSASEAEGGIRSLPADVRSALIGIYVHALNAVWYVIVGMAGLGFLATFVEKHVPLRKEHETEFGLVSKGESSSDDAAEKGQTPRAASDGEARTKQ